A single window of Patescibacteria group bacterium DNA harbors:
- a CDS encoding Bro-N domain-containing protein, translating into MKNSIQLFEQKRIRSFWDDKEEEWYFSVVDIVETLTDSKNPTDYLKKLRKRDRLLGDYIGTNCPQVAMTTSKGKTRKTLAANTKHVFRIIQSIPSKKAEPFKLWLAEVAKKRLDQIQDPELSIEQAMWDYKNLGYSENWINQRLKSIEIRKELTDEWKKHGLKEGLEFATLTDIIYKTWVGKTAKEYKKFKGLKKENLRDNMTNKELILNMLAELSTKEISEVLNPESFKDHEHVAKRGGNIAKEARVKLESETGKKVISPLNAKGMLPLKKDE; encoded by the coding sequence ATGAAAAATTCAATTCAACTTTTTGAACAAAAAAGAATTCGTAGTTTTTGGGACGACAAAGAGGAGGAGTGGTATTTTTCGGTAGTTGATATTGTTGAAACACTTACTGATAGCAAAAATCCAACGGACTATTTGAAAAAATTACGAAAACGCGATCGTTTGCTTGGTGACTACATAGGGACAAATTGTCCCCAGGTAGCTATGACAACCTCAAAGGGCAAAACAAGAAAAACATTAGCCGCAAACACTAAACATGTTTTTCGTATCATTCAATCAATCCCTTCCAAAAAAGCAGAACCTTTTAAATTATGGCTTGCAGAAGTAGCCAAAAAACGCCTTGATCAAATACAAGATCCAGAACTTTCTATTGAGCAAGCAATGTGGGATTATAAAAATTTAGGATATTCGGAAAATTGGATAAATCAAAGATTAAAGAGCATCGAAATTCGCAAAGAACTCACTGACGAATGGAAAAAACACGGACTTAAAGAAGGTTTGGAATTTGCAACTCTCACTGATATTATATACAAAACATGGGTAGGAAAAACAGCAAAAGAATATAAAAAGTTTAAAGGCTTAAAAAAAGAAAATCTTCGAGATAATATGACCAATAAAGAACTTATTTTGAATATGCTTGCCGAATTATCAACCAAAGAAATATCAGAAGTGTTAAATCCAGAATCATTTAAAGATCATGAGCATGTCGCAAAACGTGGAGGTAATATCGCTAAAGAAGCTCGTGTAAAATTAGAATCTGAAACAGGCAAAAAAGTAATTAGCCCTTTAAACGCCAAGGGTATGCTACCATTAAAAAAAGATGAATAA
- a CDS encoding M23 family metallopeptidase, with translation MKSKYIILIILLSFFNLSITSAQTTEIRDIFFPTEKDVLVYDSFGDPRTAHFHEGVDIMGEQMMPLYSAIDGRVKSVEIPESSWGYAVTLEDSDGYTYHYLHINNDTPGTDDGNGGLDNAYAPGIKRGATVKKGDLIGWMGDSGNAENVGSHLHFEIRKPDKTPINPYDSIIAAMNQKPNFDVKAAMANSLTINEDKKLINNSSSTCESGSLIKLVDNDAVYYCGANGKRYAFPNEKIYFTWYTDFENVVEITIEEISKIPLGGNVTYRPGTRMVKLQTSPKVFAVGNGAVLRWVVSGESAEALYGVDWKESIDDLPDSFFFNYTIGEDIK, from the coding sequence ATGAAATCAAAATATATAATTCTAATTATTTTATTATCTTTTTTTAATCTATCAATAACTTCTGCCCAAACCACTGAAATTAGAGATATCTTTTTTCCAACAGAGAAAGATGTTTTAGTTTATGATAGTTTTGGTGATCCACGGACGGCTCACTTCCACGAAGGAGTAGACATAATGGGTGAGCAAATGATGCCACTTTATTCTGCTATTGATGGTCGAGTGAAAAGCGTAGAGATACCAGAGTCTTCCTGGGGTTATGCCGTAACGCTAGAAGACTCCGATGGATATACTTATCACTATCTCCACATCAATAATGACACACCTGGAACAGATGATGGTAATGGTGGCCTTGATAATGCCTATGCACCTGGAATAAAAAGAGGAGCTACTGTAAAAAAAGGAGATCTGATTGGCTGGATGGGCGATAGTGGAAATGCTGAGAATGTCGGGTCACATTTGCATTTTGAAATAAGAAAACCAGACAAAACTCCAATCAACCCCTATGACAGTATAATTGCTGCTATGAATCAAAAACCAAACTTCGACGTAAAAGCTGCGATGGCCAACTCACTGACAATAAATGAAGACAAAAAATTGATAAATAATTCGAGCTCAACCTGTGAGTCAGGTTCGTTAATAAAATTAGTCGACAATGATGCTGTCTATTATTGTGGAGCCAATGGAAAGAGGTATGCTTTCCCAAATGAGAAAATATATTTTACTTGGTATACGGACTTTGAAAATGTAGTTGAAATAACAATAGAAGAAATATCAAAAATTCCACTCGGAGGTAATGTCACCTACAGGCCAGGCACAAGAATGGTAAAACTTCAAACCAGCCCAAAAGTTTTCGCCGTCGGCAATGGAGCAGTGTTGCGTTGGGTGGTTTCCGGAGAATCTGCTGAGGCGCTATACGGAGTAGACTGGAAAGAATCAATTGACGACCTACCAGATTCCTTTTTCTTTAATTATACAATTGGAGAGGATATAAAATAG
- the radC gene encoding DNA repair protein RadC — MLKVKDKPKIERPREKLEKYGPEKLEDFELLAILLRSGTKEMDVIKLSQKILRDFKSDKILEVGIEELQNIHGLGLAKACEIVACLEFGKRKLKGKKTNILLTPKDVWEAMADIRGNKKEHFVVFYLDSRSQEIKREIISIGTISASLVHPREVFEGAIKNNASSIIVAHNHPSGDTEPSKDDFEVTKKLVHAGKILDIRVVDHVIVTDKEFKNFII; from the coding sequence ATGCTAAAAGTTAAAGACAAGCCAAAAATTGAACGTCCACGAGAGAAGTTGGAGAAATATGGTCCTGAAAAATTGGAAGACTTTGAGCTTTTGGCTATTTTGTTGCGTTCTGGCACGAAAGAGATGGATGTAATAAAACTATCACAGAAGATTTTGCGAGATTTTAAGAGTGATAAAATTCTTGAAGTTGGTATTGAAGAATTGCAAAATATTCATGGACTTGGTTTGGCAAAGGCATGTGAAATTGTTGCATGTCTCGAATTTGGAAAAAGAAAATTAAAAGGGAAGAAGACAAATATACTTTTGACACCAAAAGATGTTTGGGAAGCAATGGCAGATATACGAGGAAATAAAAAAGAACACTTCGTCGTATTTTACCTTGATAGTAGGAGTCAAGAGATTAAGCGCGAAATTATTTCCATAGGAACAATAAGTGCAAGTTTAGTTCATCCAAGAGAGGTTTTTGAGGGTGCGATAAAAAACAATGCTTCATCTATTATTGTTGCACATAATCATCCATCAGGAGATACAGAACCATCAAAAGACGATTTTGAAGTGACCAAAAAACTTGTTCATGCAGGAAAAATTTTGGATATTCGAGTTGTTGACCATGTGATTGTGACAGATAAAGAATTCAAGAATTTTATAATATGA
- a CDS encoding Fic family protein — MEINNTIRKKIDELKKEYDLLKKDKQSLLDIIFEAELPESVYNSNAIENSTLTISETEKILLNMEVSRDVSVREVFEAKNLANVFEYLKNKIRTYDLDKDFILLLHKMLISNIDDGIAGRFRKEHEYVRVGTHVAPAPEHIEMMMDSVSLDYSSNVQEYFLEKIAKFHLEFENIHPFNDGNGRIGRILINYQLMQLGFPPVIIRDKEKQTYYGSFGEYRDSNKKRSTTMSKILYLSLMESFHKRLAYLGSKKIITLSDYSKKNNESLKTLLNKAKRQTIRSFREKGVWKISE; from the coding sequence ATGGAAATAAATAATACAATAAGAAAAAAAATAGACGAATTAAAGAAAGAATATGACTTATTGAAAAAAGATAAACAAAGTCTTTTGGATATTATTTTTGAAGCTGAGCTGCCAGAGTCTGTTTATAACTCAAATGCCATAGAGAATTCTACCCTGACTATTTCTGAAACAGAAAAGATACTGCTTAATATGGAAGTTTCTCGTGATGTTTCAGTGCGCGAAGTATTTGAGGCGAAGAATCTAGCAAATGTTTTTGAATATTTAAAAAATAAAATTAGAACCTACGATTTAGACAAGGACTTTATTCTTCTTTTGCATAAGATGTTGATTTCAAATATTGATGACGGGATAGCGGGTAGGTTTCGCAAGGAGCATGAGTATGTAAGAGTCGGGACGCACGTAGCTCCAGCCCCAGAACATATCGAGATGATGATGGATTCTGTATCGTTGGATTATTCGAGTAATGTACAAGAATATTTCTTGGAAAAAATAGCAAAATTCCATCTTGAGTTTGAAAATATACATCCCTTTAACGATGGTAATGGAAGGATAGGAAGAATCCTGATAAATTATCAACTAATGCAACTCGGTTTTCCTCCAGTTATAATTCGAGATAAAGAAAAGCAAACATATTACGGTTCATTTGGCGAGTACAGGGATAGTAATAAAAAAAGATCTACAACAATGAGTAAAATTTTATATCTTTCATTAATGGAGTCTTTTCATAAAAGACTAGCATATCTTGGATCAAAAAAAATAATTACTTTATCAGATTATTCAAAGAAGAATAACGAGTCATTAAAAACACTTTTGAATAAAGCCAAAAGACAAACCATTCGATCTTTCAGGGAGAAAGGTGTTTGGAAGATAAGTGAGTAA
- a CDS encoding virulence RhuM family protein yields the protein MKKNKKISESITSCSSAAEYLTFISAIGKSEESIELRYENENIWMTQKMISQLYGVSISAINQHLSKLLDDNEIDSATIKKYLIVQKEGNRTVKRNIDHYNLQIIISLGFKVENERSVQFRKWARQIVKEYTIKGFAMDDERLKNGGTILNKQFFEELLSRIREIRISERKFYQKITDIYSTAIDYDNTAETTKKFFATVQNKLHWAIHKQTAAEVIMQRADTKRDNMGLTTWKDAPKGKIQKFDVSIAKNYLTATELGSLERIVSAYLDIAEDMAERHIPLTMQDWAERLDRFIKMTDREVLSDVGKISHELAKEFAESEFEKYRIIQDKLFESDFDRVTKKFLEKK from the coding sequence ATGAAAAAGAATAAAAAAATATCAGAATCTATTACTTCTTGCTCTTCTGCTGCTGAATATTTAACTTTTATTTCAGCAATTGGAAAAAGTGAAGAGAGTATTGAATTGCGATATGAAAATGAAAATATTTGGATGACACAGAAGATGATATCGCAATTATATGGGGTATCTATTTCTGCTATCAATCAGCATCTCAGCAAGCTTTTAGATGATAACGAAATTGATTCAGCAACTATTAAGAAATACTTAATAGTTCAAAAAGAAGGGAATCGTACAGTAAAAAGAAACATTGATCACTATAATTTACAGATAATTATTTCTCTTGGCTTTAAGGTTGAAAACGAGCGTTCTGTTCAGTTTCGCAAGTGGGCTCGTCAGATTGTAAAAGAGTATACTATCAAAGGATTTGCTATGGATGATGAGCGTCTCAAGAATGGTGGCACGATTCTCAATAAACAATTTTTTGAGGAGTTGCTTAGTCGTATTCGTGAAATCCGTATTTCCGAACGAAAATTTTATCAAAAAATTACTGATATATATTCTACTGCTATTGATTATGACAATACTGCAGAAACAACAAAAAAGTTTTTCGCCACAGTCCAAAATAAACTGCACTGGGCAATTCACAAACAGACTGCTGCTGAAGTAATTATGCAAAGAGCTGACACAAAAAGAGATAATATGGGTCTTACAACATGGAAAGATGCTCCAAAGGGGAAGATTCAAAAGTTTGATGTATCAATAGCTAAAAACTATCTTACTGCTACCGAGTTGGGCAGTCTAGAGAGAATAGTTTCTGCGTATTTAGATATTGCGGAAGACATGGCAGAGCGACATATACCACTTACGATGCAGGACTGGGCGGAACGATTAGATAGGTTCATAAAAATGACAGATCGAGAAGTTTTGAGCGATGTTGGAAAGATTTCACACGAGCTGGCAAAAGAGTTTGCTGAAAGCGAATTCGAAAAATATCGGATTATTCAAGACAAATTATTTGAGTCTGATTTTGATCGAGTGACAAAGAAATTTTTAGAAAAGAAATAA